CGGAAAAGGGCCTATGGCGGGACTTCACGCTTGTTTATCTGCTTCCCGCTCGGCCTGGAATGCCGTAGCGGCTTGTGATATGCCATTTGTTACCGCTGATATTATACAGGTGCTTTTGCGGATAGCCGCTGAAGATCCCTTGACACCAGAGTCAGGAATACGGGTCAGAACAATGGCCCGTCACGATGATGTTGCTCCACGGGATGCCGTTGTTCCTGTTATGGATGGGAAGCCGCAGCCGCTCCTTGCCGTTTACCACCTTGATGTCTGCACAAGTTTGGAAGATCGCTTGCGCCGGAATGAGCTGCGCATGATGGATTGGTTAAGCGATTTGAACGTTCTTTACATTCCGGTAGAGGAACTGGCCCGGCTGACGGGGATAGACGCCGCGAGGGGGCTGTTTAATATGAACCAGCCTGAGGATTATGAGACCGCTTGTCAGTGGGAAGTTGAATGAGGATCATTAGAGAATGATCGTTAAAAGGGGAGAGAGCAATTGATCGAAGCGATTCTCCATGCGGTGCTGCTGGCTTTCGGGCTGATTCTGCCGCTAGGTGTGCAAAATGTATTCATTTTTAATCAGGGAGCGGTAAACTCGCGCTTTATTCGTGCATTACCTGCTGTTCTAACAGCATCGGTATGCGATACACTGTTGATCTTCGCGGCAGTAGGGGGAGTTTCACTCGTTATTTTGAAGTTTGCTTGGCTCGAAACGACGATATACGCCGTGGGGGTTCTGTTTCTGCTCTACATGGGATTCAGTATTTGGAGATCCAAAGGCGGAGGAGGCGGACAATCCGCTCCGCTGTCTGCCCGCAAGCAGGTACTTTATGCAGCGTCGGTTTCCCTTCTGAATCCGCATGCGATATTGGATACCATTGGCGTAATCGGGACGAGCTCACTTGCTTACGAAGGTATGACCAAATGGATATTCGCATTGACTGCGGCAATCGTTTCGTGGCTGTGGTTTCTAGGTTTGGCATTGGCAGGTCGGACGCTGGGCAGAGTAGATACGACGGGCCGGAGCATTGCGGTGCTGAATACCGTCTCGGCCTTGATCATTTGGCTGCTGGCTCTCTATATGGCGCTGCAATTGTTCGGTATACTTACATAGCGAAAACGTCTATCGACGTATCTTTAAAGAAGATAGAGAGCATTTAATGGTAATTTTTCTTGAGAGATAAGGATGCAGTTTCCTCTGTAGTTTTTTATCTCTAAACAAAAGAAGCTCCGCAGCTGCGGAGCTTCTTTTGTTTTACCCGCCGATTTGCGACATACGCCGGTTGGTCGGGGTATGGCTTTGAGCTTTTTTTTCAAGAGCCAGGGCCATCTCGTGGTTTTGCGGTTTGCTGCCGAGTGCTTTACGGAACAAGGAAGCCGTGGCTTCAGGATCGTGAGCAACACGGCGGACATTGTATTCATCCGACCAGTACAGACACGCTTTAATATGTCCGTCAGCCGTCAGACGCAGCCTGTTGCAGGAGTCGCAAAAATGGTCACTTACCGGATGGATGAGTCCAAAAGTGCCTGCAGCACCCTGTATTTTCATATTACGGGAGGGGCCGTTGCCCGCAGGTCCCTGGTCATCTTGAATGGTCCAGCCGGCTTCGTGGCATACATCCGTCACATGGCTAAGCGGAATGTATGTTTTTCGCCATTCCTCTGAAGCCTGCCCGATCGGCATATATTCTATAAAGCGAACGTGCAGCGGACGGTGAATCGTCATCGCTACAAAATCCCGTATCTCATCCTCATTAAAGCCTTTCATAAGTACCATGTTCAGC
Above is a window of Paenibacillus uliginis N3/975 DNA encoding:
- the mobA gene encoding molybdenum cofactor guanylyltransferase, translated to MEKLQNKRAFAAVPGTTGIVLAGGASRRMGCDKAMLPVGGVASIERTALSLGEVCDEVLLSLNDPKPYGFLGLRSVRDIFTGKGPMAGLHACLSASRSAWNAVAACDMPFVTADIIQVLLRIAAEDPLTPESGIRVRTMARHDDVAPRDAVVPVMDGKPQPLLAVYHLDVCTSLEDRLRRNELRMMDWLSDLNVLYIPVEELARLTGIDAARGLFNMNQPEDYETACQWEVE
- a CDS encoding LysE/ArgO family amino acid transporter, with the protein product MIEAILHAVLLAFGLILPLGVQNVFIFNQGAVNSRFIRALPAVLTASVCDTLLIFAAVGGVSLVILKFAWLETTIYAVGVLFLLYMGFSIWRSKGGGGGQSAPLSARKQVLYAASVSLLNPHAILDTIGVIGTSSLAYEGMTKWIFALTAAIVSWLWFLGLALAGRTLGRVDTTGRSIAVLNTVSALIIWLLALYMALQLFGILT
- the moaA gene encoding GTP 3',8-cyclase MoaA; translation: MIEPLTDSFGRIHDYIRISVTDRCNLRCVYCMPEEGMVFQPHDEIMSYEEIASVLRVLAPMGVSKVRLTGGEPLVRKDLESLVAMISDIEGIQDISLTTNGLLLSSKARLLKEAGLTRINISLDSLHKERYAKITRGGDVRKVLEGIEAAYEVGLDPIKLNMVLMKGFNEDEIRDFVAMTIHRPLHVRFIEYMPIGQASEEWRKTYIPLSHVTDVCHEAGWTIQDDQGPAGNGPSRNMKIQGAAGTFGLIHPVSDHFCDSCNRLRLTADGHIKACLYWSDEYNVRRVAHDPEATASLFRKALGSKPQNHEMALALEKKAQSHTPTNRRMSQIGG